In Candidatus Nitronauta litoralis, one DNA window encodes the following:
- a CDS encoding ribosome maturation factor RimP, whose product MQKGSVVQTVESLVLPVLKDLGLELVDIEYRREGKGWVLRIFIDKEGGITVNDCTMVSHQVGDLIDIDDLIPNAYCLEVSSPGLDRPLKKEQDFIKYKERRIQLNTFAPIDTRRNFQGTIKDFREGVLFLESQGVPLEIPLDNIAKAKLEIEI is encoded by the coding sequence ATGCAAAAAGGTTCCGTAGTACAAACAGTTGAAAGTTTAGTCCTCCCTGTTCTCAAAGATCTCGGGTTAGAACTGGTGGACATAGAATACAGGCGGGAGGGAAAGGGCTGGGTCCTAAGAATATTTATTGACAAAGAAGGCGGTATCACCGTTAACGATTGCACCATGGTGAGCCATCAGGTTGGAGACCTTATCGATATTGACGACCTGATACCCAATGCCTATTGCCTTGAAGTTTCCTCTCCGGGACTGGATCGTCCTCTGAAGAAAGAACAGGATTTCATCAAATATAAAGAGCGGCGAATCCAGCTAAACACCTTTGCCCCCATAGATACCCGAAGAAATTTTCAGGGAACCATCAAAGATTTCCGGGAAGGTGTGTTATTTCTGGAATCACAGGGGGTCCCATTGGAGATTCCCCTGGATAACATTGCGAAGGCCAAACTGGAAATAGAGATATAA
- a CDS encoding proline--tRNA ligase, whose translation MRYSQMFIPTLKQPPADAEVISHQLMIRAGMIRQLASGVYSILPLGQRVLKKVEQIIREEMNAIGGLEMFLPSIQPAELWKESGRWDFYGKELLRINDRHNREFCYGPTHEEVITDIVRRDVKSYKQLPLLMYQIQTKFRDEVRPRFGVMRGREFMMKDAYSFHADEESTRKTYEDMKQAYSNIFTRCGLEFKMVEADSGTIGGSFSHEFMVLADSGEDAVGFCNHCDYASNLEKAALKPPAPQTVPESPAELTEVPTPGKKSVEEVSGFLNKGPENIVKTLVFENEDGLVAGLVRGDRQLNLIKLKNHLGCDWLHPADEKTIVEKTGFPVGFLGPVGLNMKIFADHEIGVMHDFVTGANKPDTHLTGVQLDRDIKVTEILDLREVIEGDPCPRCDEGHYQIRRGIEVGHIFILGTKYSKALKANFLDPNGKEQPFVMGCYGIGVGRTAAAAIEQNHDENGIIWPTPLAPFQVSVIPVNLNSEPVKEAAEKVYQTLKNNGVEALLDDRSDRLGAKLKDAELTGIPVQIVIGPKNLEAGNLEVKFRKSGESQSLPFPDQLDQLAGLIKAL comes from the coding sequence ATGCGTTATTCACAAATGTTCATCCCGACCCTCAAACAACCTCCCGCTGATGCAGAAGTGATCAGCCACCAACTCATGATCCGCGCGGGTATGATCCGCCAACTGGCATCAGGGGTTTATTCTATATTACCGCTGGGTCAGCGCGTGTTGAAAAAAGTCGAACAAATCATCCGCGAAGAAATGAATGCGATTGGTGGGTTGGAAATGTTTCTTCCCAGCATCCAACCGGCGGAACTCTGGAAAGAGAGTGGGCGATGGGATTTTTATGGCAAAGAACTGTTACGTATCAACGATCGCCATAATCGGGAGTTCTGTTACGGCCCCACTCATGAGGAAGTTATCACCGACATTGTCCGACGCGATGTTAAATCCTATAAGCAATTGCCGTTGTTAATGTACCAGATACAGACCAAGTTTCGGGATGAAGTGCGCCCACGGTTCGGTGTCATGCGTGGCCGCGAATTCATGATGAAAGATGCCTACAGTTTCCACGCCGACGAAGAAAGTACGCGCAAAACTTATGAGGATATGAAACAGGCCTACTCCAACATTTTTACGCGTTGCGGCCTTGAGTTTAAAATGGTGGAAGCCGACTCCGGAACTATTGGGGGCAGTTTTTCCCACGAATTTATGGTTCTGGCGGATTCCGGGGAAGATGCTGTTGGTTTTTGCAACCACTGCGATTACGCATCCAACCTTGAAAAAGCCGCACTCAAACCTCCTGCACCACAAACCGTACCCGAATCACCAGCTGAATTAACAGAAGTTCCTACTCCCGGAAAAAAATCGGTAGAGGAAGTTTCGGGTTTTCTTAACAAGGGTCCGGAGAATATTGTCAAAACGCTGGTATTTGAAAATGAAGATGGACTGGTCGCCGGGCTGGTGAGGGGTGACCGCCAGCTCAATTTAATCAAATTAAAAAATCACCTCGGATGCGACTGGCTGCATCCGGCTGATGAAAAAACCATCGTGGAGAAAACCGGGTTCCCTGTCGGATTTTTGGGACCTGTTGGACTGAATATGAAAATCTTCGCCGATCATGAGATCGGTGTGATGCATGATTTTGTTACGGGGGCTAATAAGCCGGACACCCATCTAACCGGAGTGCAACTGGACCGTGACATCAAAGTAACCGAAATACTGGATTTGAGAGAAGTGATTGAAGGTGACCCCTGCCCCCGTTGTGACGAGGGGCACTATCAGATCCGACGTGGGATTGAGGTGGGCCATATATTCATCCTCGGCACAAAATACAGTAAAGCCTTGAAAGCAAACTTTCTGGACCCCAATGGAAAAGAACAACCTTTTGTAATGGGATGTTATGGTATTGGGGTGGGGCGTACTGCGGCAGCAGCGATTGAGCAGAACCACGACGAAAACGGGATCATCTGGCCTACACCTCTGGCCCCTTTTCAAGTATCCGTAATCCCGGTCAACCTCAATTCTGAGCCCGTTAAAGAAGCAGCCGAAAAAGTCTATCAAACCCTGAAAAACAACGGGGTTGAAGCCCTTTTGGATGATCGATCTGATCGCCTTGGAGCCAAGCTCAAGGATGCAGAATTAACAGGGATTCCCGTGCAAATTGTTATTGGCCCCAAAAACCTGGAAGCTGGCAACCTTGAAGTTAAGTTTAGAAAATCAGGCGAATCCCAATCCTTGCCTTTTCCAGACCAGTTAGACCAACTGGCAGGCCTGATAAAAGCTTTGTAA
- the aepX gene encoding phosphoenolpyruvate mutase, which yields MTLQNKILPEQRRGKLKQLINQGHLVRALEAHNGLSGIIADTVKVEGQSGETEVVMEFDAIWESSLTDSAGKGHPDIEVISFDSRLHTINEILAVTHKPMIVDGDTGGDPNNFEYMVSKLERAGVSAVIIEDKVFPKRNSLEAGANQTLEAPNLFAAKIKRGKAVQMTQDFLIIARLESFIAGMGLSDALMRAETYLEAGVDGIMVHSKSKDPTEILSFAEHYKELQKRLGIQRPLVCVPTTYNSIQEDELKAAGFNVVIHANHLLRSAYKSMIQTAQSILSNQRSLEADALCAPVKDIFRAVGFLAVTEKDKLSESNKNIHVIIPAAGDTSSLGSMATDCPLAMLDIAGKTLLNRQVKALNVNGLNDITVVTGFAADKMSAEGINFVHNPDYRQGSEVHSMLCAREKMTNGFALLYSDILVEFDIIKKLMDRKEDIVLVVDNSIQYHGPVPGKIHDYVIGANQKQKLRRNINFDFQRTIAQISKKIDPATATHEFIGLAKFSATGVEQLLQTYEDCARNFQGGIQEAENMSKFRFTDLIQEMIERGFSVHYLEIHKGWLEVHLPEDIELANQLFPAQKPQQVATS from the coding sequence ATGACCCTTCAAAATAAAATCCTTCCCGAACAAAGACGTGGAAAATTAAAACAACTGATTAACCAGGGCCATCTGGTTCGAGCACTCGAAGCCCACAACGGGCTCAGTGGCATCATTGCCGACACGGTCAAAGTTGAAGGCCAATCTGGTGAAACAGAGGTTGTAATGGAGTTTGATGCCATTTGGGAAAGTAGCCTCACCGATTCAGCGGGAAAGGGTCACCCGGATATTGAAGTCATCAGTTTTGATTCACGCTTGCACACCATTAATGAAATTCTGGCAGTCACACACAAACCCATGATCGTTGATGGTGACACGGGAGGGGATCCCAATAATTTTGAATACATGGTCTCCAAACTGGAGAGAGCCGGAGTGTCTGCTGTCATCATCGAAGACAAGGTATTCCCAAAGCGCAACAGTCTTGAGGCGGGAGCAAACCAGACCCTGGAAGCCCCCAATCTGTTTGCGGCAAAAATCAAGCGCGGCAAGGCCGTCCAGATGACCCAGGACTTTTTAATCATTGCGCGTCTTGAAAGTTTCATTGCCGGAATGGGATTGAGCGATGCCCTCATGCGTGCGGAAACTTATCTTGAAGCAGGTGTCGACGGCATTATGGTTCATTCCAAATCCAAGGATCCGACTGAAATTCTGAGTTTCGCCGAACATTACAAAGAACTGCAAAAGCGTCTCGGCATCCAACGCCCCCTGGTGTGCGTGCCAACAACCTACAACAGTATTCAGGAAGATGAATTGAAAGCCGCCGGCTTCAATGTGGTGATCCACGCAAACCACCTGCTTCGTTCCGCTTACAAATCGATGATCCAGACGGCACAAAGTATCCTTTCCAATCAGCGCAGTCTTGAAGCCGATGCATTATGCGCTCCGGTAAAAGACATCTTTCGTGCCGTGGGATTTCTTGCTGTCACAGAAAAAGACAAACTGTCTGAGTCTAATAAAAACATCCACGTGATCATTCCGGCTGCAGGCGACACATCAAGCTTAGGTTCCATGGCGACCGACTGTCCTCTTGCCATGCTGGACATAGCAGGAAAAACTCTTCTCAACCGGCAGGTTAAGGCACTCAATGTCAATGGCCTGAACGACATCACCGTAGTTACCGGGTTTGCGGCGGATAAAATGTCTGCTGAAGGTATCAACTTTGTGCATAACCCGGACTATCGACAAGGCTCAGAAGTTCACAGCATGCTGTGTGCACGCGAAAAAATGACCAATGGGTTTGCTCTGCTCTACTCAGATATTCTCGTTGAATTCGACATCATCAAAAAGCTGATGGATCGCAAGGAAGATATCGTACTGGTGGTCGACAACTCCATCCAATATCACGGACCGGTGCCCGGCAAAATTCACGACTATGTTATCGGCGCCAATCAAAAACAAAAATTACGACGCAATATAAATTTTGACTTCCAGAGAACCATCGCCCAAATCAGCAAAAAGATAGATCCGGCCACGGCGACTCATGAGTTCATCGGCCTGGCAAAATTTTCAGCAACAGGAGTCGAGCAACTCCTGCAGACCTATGAAGATTGCGCACGGAATTTTCAAGGTGGCATCCAGGAGGCGGAAAACATGTCAAAATTCCGCTTCACCGACCTCATTCAGGAAATGATCGAGCGAGGATTCAGTGTGCACTATCTTGAAATCCACAAAGGCTGGCTGGAGGTTCACCTGCCTGAAGATATCGAGTTGGCCAATCAGTTATTCCCTGCTCAGAAGCCCCAGCAAGTCGCCACTTCCTGA
- the rseP gene encoding RIP metalloprotease RseP, translated as MTELSLFPLDTLLDFGLRMGAFLAGLAALIFVHELGHFLVARRYGVIVEKFALGFGPKLVGFTKGGTEYLIAAIPLGGYVKMKGEDPNEELEDTTGSFHHAKVGHRIAIAFAGPLFNFIFAILIFAGVYIAGVPSLDTTVGNVKEDFPASAAGIKTGDRIVEINGKKIQYWEELLDIVHNSPGKKIDFMIDRSNTLIPLSITPVVDKVTDLLGDEKKVGLIGIGSLRNLITYVDKGSAADTAGLKVDDRLVAVDGVPIREIQDLVPTAIDKPGQELIFSVIRDGKQLDLPVTPEPKTIKDEKGLSVERGLIGLNLGGNMLQQSYSLPGAIIRSLEETWGMIKLIAISIQKMIFGSVPSNSIGGPILIFQVYGEQAQQGFMQTIRLTALLSINLGLINLLPIPILDGGHIFFFLIEILKGRPVSERNRERAAQVGLFMILSLMVFAFYNDIARIMN; from the coding sequence ATGACTGAACTTTCGCTATTCCCTCTGGACACTCTGCTCGATTTCGGGTTGCGCATGGGTGCGTTTTTAGCCGGACTGGCTGCACTCATATTCGTCCATGAGTTGGGGCATTTTCTGGTTGCCCGGCGCTACGGGGTAATCGTGGAAAAGTTTGCGCTTGGCTTCGGCCCCAAATTAGTCGGTTTCACAAAGGGAGGGACCGAATACCTAATCGCGGCAATTCCTCTTGGCGGTTATGTGAAAATGAAGGGAGAAGACCCGAATGAAGAACTAGAAGATACCACAGGGTCTTTTCATCACGCCAAGGTCGGGCACCGAATCGCCATCGCCTTCGCCGGTCCTCTTTTTAATTTTATTTTTGCCATCCTGATCTTTGCCGGGGTTTATATCGCCGGTGTGCCCTCGCTGGACACCACAGTCGGCAATGTAAAGGAAGATTTTCCCGCCAGCGCAGCAGGAATAAAAACCGGCGACCGTATTGTCGAGATCAATGGAAAAAAGATTCAGTATTGGGAAGAGCTTTTGGATATTGTCCATAACTCACCTGGCAAGAAGATTGATTTCATGATCGACAGAAGTAACACACTGATCCCGCTTTCTATTACCCCCGTCGTGGATAAAGTAACGGATCTATTAGGTGATGAAAAAAAAGTAGGACTTATCGGAATCGGGTCACTGCGAAACTTAATCACCTACGTCGATAAAGGTTCCGCAGCAGACACCGCAGGTTTAAAAGTAGACGATCGCCTGGTTGCAGTGGATGGCGTTCCTATCCGGGAAATCCAGGATCTGGTTCCCACAGCAATCGACAAGCCGGGACAGGAGTTGATTTTCTCGGTTATTCGCGACGGCAAGCAATTGGATCTGCCAGTCACACCTGAGCCCAAAACAATAAAGGATGAAAAAGGGCTTTCTGTTGAAAGAGGATTGATAGGGCTTAACCTGGGTGGCAACATGCTGCAACAGTCTTACAGCCTTCCTGGAGCTATCATCCGCTCTCTCGAAGAAACCTGGGGAATGATCAAACTCATCGCGATCAGCATCCAGAAAATGATTTTTGGTTCCGTGCCCTCGAATTCTATCGGAGGCCCAATCCTGATCTTTCAGGTTTATGGAGAGCAGGCCCAGCAAGGGTTTATGCAAACCATACGCTTGACAGCATTGCTCAGCATCAATCTGGGACTCATCAACCTGCTTCCCATACCGATTCTGGATGGCGGCCACATTTTCTTTTTCCTGATCGAAATCCTGAAAGGCCGCCCTGTAAGCGAGCGCAACCGTGAGCGCGCTGCCCAGGTAGGTTTGTTCATGATACTCTCACTGATGGTATTTGCCTTTTATAATGACATCGCGCGCATCATGAATTGA
- the lolA gene encoding outer membrane lipoprotein chaperone LolA, with translation MTKRKRCLLSFAISVFISATINTNALALNPDETIIAVQKRYDATTSLKARFIQKSYLKVMGQSQVAEGSVLIKKPGRMKWNYSAPDPQLLISDEDFLWLYLPDDKQATRMKIESVYSSNTPALFLAGKGKLTRSFNVGQVLEQETTYKITLFPKEEEQNIDHLVLFADKKNFQILGSSVYDKLGNHTEMRFTDIKVNPTLNDNLFLFKAPAGVEIIDFSEQQ, from the coding sequence ATGACAAAACGGAAGCGTTGTCTTTTATCCTTTGCCATATCTGTTTTTATTTCGGCCACAATAAACACCAACGCCCTGGCACTCAATCCAGATGAAACTATAATTGCCGTGCAAAAAAGATATGACGCCACCACCAGCCTGAAAGCCAGGTTTATCCAAAAATCCTACCTTAAAGTAATGGGGCAGTCCCAGGTTGCGGAAGGAAGTGTTCTGATAAAAAAGCCGGGGAGGATGAAATGGAACTATTCAGCACCAGATCCACAGCTACTCATCAGCGATGAAGACTTTCTATGGCTTTACCTTCCGGATGATAAACAGGCCACCCGTATGAAAATCGAAAGTGTTTATTCCTCAAACACACCAGCCCTGTTTCTGGCAGGAAAGGGAAAACTCACCCGATCATTCAACGTTGGTCAGGTTCTGGAGCAGGAAACCACTTATAAAATCACCTTGTTTCCAAAAGAAGAAGAACAAAATATCGATCACCTTGTTCTTTTTGCAGACAAGAAAAATTTCCAGATATTGGGATCCAGCGTGTATGATAAATTAGGTAATCACACGGAAATGAGATTTACAGACATCAAGGTCAACCCGACCCTGAACGACAACCTGTTCCTGTTTAAGGCTCCGGCGGGAGTCGAAATCATCGACTTCTCCGAGCAACAGTAA
- a CDS encoding phosphoribosylglycinamide formyltransferase, whose translation MPTSTFKIAVLVSGRGTNLQSILDQVESGSLPVEVALIISNKKNAQALERGRKAGIPSKFINPKDYPDRDAYDAVLVKLLQAENVDLICLAGYMRILTSKFIQAFSGKIINIHPSLLPSFPGLDVQQQAIDHGVKYSGCTVHFVDEEVDTGPIILQAVVPVKEQDTAETLSARILKEEHKIYPEAVRLIAENRICVEGRRVSIQEPSL comes from the coding sequence ATGCCCACCTCTACATTTAAAATCGCTGTTCTAGTCTCGGGGCGAGGCACAAATCTACAATCGATTCTGGACCAGGTCGAATCAGGCTCCCTACCCGTTGAGGTCGCACTCATCATAAGTAACAAAAAAAATGCTCAGGCTTTGGAGCGGGGCAGGAAAGCCGGAATACCATCCAAATTTATTAATCCAAAGGATTACCCGGACAGGGATGCATATGATGCCGTTTTAGTTAAACTTCTTCAGGCTGAAAACGTAGACCTTATCTGTCTTGCCGGGTACATGCGAATTTTAACGTCAAAGTTTATCCAGGCTTTCTCAGGCAAAATAATCAACATCCACCCTTCTCTCTTGCCTTCATTTCCCGGGCTTGATGTACAGCAACAAGCCATCGACCATGGAGTCAAGTATTCCGGCTGCACCGTCCATTTTGTAGATGAAGAAGTAGATACCGGCCCCATCATCCTACAGGCGGTTGTACCGGTAAAAGAACAGGACACCGCCGAAACACTCTCAGCCCGTATTTTGAAAGAAGAGCATAAAATTTACCCCGAGGCTGTCCGGCTGATTGCGGAAAATAGAATTTGCGTTGAAGGCCGCCGAGTCTCCATCCAGGAGCCCTCCTTATGA
- the lpxC gene encoding UDP-3-O-[3-hydroxymyristoyl] N-acetylglucosamine deacetylase: MSKPRVLIVDDEKNIVSSLHGILEDEGYRIDTADDGLDALEQVQSDPPDLVLLDIWLPGMDGIEVLKTIKTYHPEIEVLIMSGHGTIDTAVKATKLGAFDFIEKPFSLDQLVQSVDKALKLKQTRVDQGPHNGNSKPELPHCFQIMVDVKKKIKEASRHNHPMLIQGAPGTGKEFVAQAIHMESKNSRLPFMKINCPSRSMTSLQQELFVRKGKSSASTPGDRVVYLKNIEALSPTLQDKLIQALKSEDDAPFLPARVFASTSVDLSRRVERGKFRKELLDILSKNTLEVPPLKNFKDNIPILVKKYFEELAEYGNYTPHSVDDEAMERLVAYDWPGNLKELRDFLDNIARKVHPDDVINIDHLPPPVGLDESEAISTAREKGASRLPRQRTLKRSVVLCGSGLHSGIKTGLIMQPLPPNSGIIFGHISSTATIPAKPENVESTEYSTCIKKGFFSVGTIEHIMAVLHMYRINNLLIKIGDEAPVMDGSAKDFCQLVEDGEFEEQDSPYEELVIDKEYSFGDPKGAHIKIAPCDGFEVSYHMEYPEPIGTMDYTFKYENFEGFKKEIAPARTFGFMEEVAALTKLGFASGGKLDNFIMLGDGKVLNTELRYPDEFARHKILDILGDFYLLGKPIRGKISAHKSGHTQNVGLIKTIQENLPN; this comes from the coding sequence TTGTCAAAACCCCGCGTCCTCATTGTGGATGATGAAAAAAACATTGTCAGTTCCCTCCATGGGATTCTGGAAGACGAAGGTTACAGGATCGATACCGCCGACGACGGGCTTGATGCCTTGGAACAGGTGCAATCTGACCCGCCGGACTTGGTCCTGCTCGACATTTGGCTTCCAGGGATGGATGGCATCGAAGTCCTCAAGACGATCAAGACCTATCACCCGGAAATAGAGGTTCTGATCATGTCCGGGCATGGCACGATCGACACTGCGGTCAAGGCGACCAAACTGGGAGCTTTTGATTTCATCGAAAAACCCTTTTCATTGGACCAACTGGTCCAGTCAGTGGATAAGGCTCTGAAGCTAAAACAAACCCGAGTCGACCAGGGACCGCATAACGGCAATTCCAAACCTGAACTGCCGCATTGTTTTCAGATCATGGTGGATGTCAAAAAAAAGATTAAGGAAGCCTCGCGCCACAACCACCCGATGTTGATCCAGGGGGCTCCGGGCACCGGGAAAGAGTTTGTCGCACAGGCTATACATATGGAAAGCAAGAATTCCCGCCTGCCTTTCATGAAAATCAATTGCCCGTCAAGATCCATGACTTCACTGCAACAGGAATTGTTTGTTCGCAAGGGGAAAAGCAGCGCATCCACGCCAGGTGATCGGGTAGTGTATTTAAAAAACATTGAAGCACTCAGCCCCACCTTGCAGGACAAACTGATCCAGGCGTTGAAATCAGAGGACGATGCCCCCTTTCTGCCAGCACGTGTGTTCGCTTCCACCTCTGTAGACCTGTCACGGAGAGTAGAACGGGGAAAATTTCGTAAGGAGTTACTGGACATCCTAAGCAAAAACACCCTGGAAGTTCCGCCACTAAAAAACTTCAAGGACAATATTCCGATTCTTGTAAAAAAATATTTTGAGGAACTCGCCGAATACGGAAATTACACACCGCATTCTGTTGACGATGAGGCCATGGAAAGACTAGTCGCCTACGACTGGCCAGGGAACCTTAAAGAACTGCGGGACTTTCTCGATAACATCGCCCGCAAGGTGCACCCGGACGACGTTATCAATATCGACCATCTTCCCCCACCTGTCGGATTGGATGAATCAGAAGCCATTTCGACTGCGAGGGAAAAAGGAGCATCACGTCTACCACGCCAGCGCACGCTCAAAAGGAGTGTCGTTCTGTGTGGAAGCGGTCTGCACTCAGGAATCAAAACGGGACTGATCATGCAACCCCTGCCACCCAACTCGGGAATCATCTTTGGCCATATTTCCAGCACGGCAACCATACCTGCCAAGCCAGAAAACGTGGAGTCTACCGAATACTCCACATGTATAAAAAAAGGTTTTTTCTCAGTGGGCACCATTGAACACATCATGGCAGTTCTCCATATGTATCGAATCAATAACCTTTTGATCAAAATTGGGGACGAAGCACCGGTGATGGATGGATCTGCAAAAGACTTTTGCCAACTGGTTGAAGATGGTGAATTCGAAGAACAGGACTCCCCGTATGAGGAACTTGTAATCGACAAAGAATACTCTTTTGGCGACCCAAAGGGCGCTCATATAAAAATAGCGCCTTGCGATGGCTTTGAGGTGAGTTACCACATGGAATACCCAGAACCCATCGGAACTATGGATTACACCTTCAAGTACGAAAACTTTGAGGGCTTTAAAAAAGAAATTGCCCCGGCACGCACTTTCGGTTTTATGGAGGAAGTGGCTGCCCTCACAAAGCTTGGCTTTGCCTCTGGCGGAAAGCTCGACAACTTTATCATGCTGGGTGATGGCAAAGTACTTAACACCGAATTGCGTTACCCGGATGAATTCGCCCGCCATAAAATTCTCGACATACTCGGCGATTTTTACCTTCTGGGCAAACCCATACGCGGAAAAATTTCGGCTCACAAATCGGGACACACACAGAACGTGGGACTGATAAAAACGATCCAGGAAAACCTGCCCAACTGA
- the trmB gene encoding tRNA (guanosine(46)-N7)-methyltransferase TrmB — translation MSSKPLLKFETIAEDNPYFLDPEEYPNWPEQFRDSQPVVLEIGFGNGSFLLDMAVQRPDCNLIGLDFYHKGIRKLFTRMSRYGLTNIRVVYGDAKEKIPFLFREAELTEIYINFPDPWPKKRHHKRRLIKPHVVRTLWEKLVPEGRLRLATDFEEYAMEMLEVLEGDPGFRNLHQDPGFANHREDVPRTKYEKNFLNQGKKIYYLDFVKVPCP, via the coding sequence ATGTCATCAAAGCCACTTTTAAAATTTGAAACGATTGCAGAAGACAATCCTTATTTCCTTGATCCCGAAGAGTATCCAAACTGGCCAGAGCAATTCAGAGACAGCCAGCCGGTTGTACTGGAAATAGGATTTGGTAATGGTAGTTTCCTTCTCGACATGGCCGTGCAGCGACCGGATTGCAACCTGATCGGTCTGGACTTTTATCATAAAGGAATTCGGAAACTGTTCACCCGGATGTCTCGCTATGGGCTGACCAACATCAGAGTCGTTTACGGAGACGCCAAGGAAAAAATCCCGTTTTTATTCAGGGAGGCTGAACTCACGGAGATTTATATCAATTTCCCGGATCCCTGGCCCAAAAAGAGACATCATAAAAGGCGGCTCATCAAACCCCATGTCGTCAGGACTCTTTGGGAAAAACTGGTCCCGGAAGGCCGACTTCGCCTGGCAACCGACTTTGAAGAATATGCCATGGAAATGCTGGAAGTCCTTGAGGGTGACCCCGGGTTTCGAAACCTGCACCAGGATCCAGGGTTCGCCAACCATCGCGAAGACGTTCCCCGCACCAAATACGAAAAAAATTTCCTCAATCAGGGAAAAAAGATTTATTATCTAGACTTCGTAAAAGTGCCCTGCCCCTGA
- a CDS encoding transcription elongation factor GreA: protein MRLPVLDKLENELMETKRELEVDIPKALKIATDMGDLSENAEYKAAKERQTFLQSRISQLQGRISNVMQLDVARLPKDRAGLGSKLHLKNLDTDEDKVYYLVFPEEVDPDTGRISPASPIGKSLVGKKEGDEVIMRFGGNESYFEVTLLVTIHNMGTE from the coding sequence ATGCGGTTGCCGGTCCTCGACAAACTTGAAAACGAATTAATGGAAACCAAGCGTGAGCTGGAGGTGGATATCCCCAAGGCACTCAAAATTGCCACCGATATGGGAGACCTTAGTGAAAACGCTGAATATAAAGCCGCCAAGGAACGACAGACGTTTCTTCAATCACGAATCTCTCAATTGCAGGGCCGAATCAGCAATGTCATGCAGCTTGATGTGGCCCGCCTTCCAAAAGATCGTGCTGGGTTGGGAAGCAAGCTTCATTTGAAAAACCTGGATACGGATGAGGATAAAGTTTACTACCTTGTTTTCCCTGAAGAAGTCGACCCGGATACAGGACGGATCTCCCCGGCATCTCCCATTGGCAAAAGCCTGGTGGGTAAAAAGGAAGGAGATGAAGTTATCATGAGGTTTGGGGGAAACGAATCCTATTTTGAAGTAACCCTTCTCGTCACCATCCACAATATGGGTACAGAATAG
- a CDS encoding septal ring lytic transglycosylase RlpA family protein — MNLFTFLVLTFLTSSIIGGCSTYSTSNGFQSSGSAPPVQNRTSSPSVTRANNEPAIPYRVDGKTYYPVANASGYSRKGIASWYGPKFHGKKTSSGEIYNMHSLTAAHKTLPFNTRVRVINKLNNRSVIVRINDRGPFVGRRIIDLSYGAGVKLGMVKNGTVPVSLRALEPASNSLKTQKPAQTSFQKTYTVQVGVFKNLENAQLMAKRLGDGQVLNFDQSSLPLYRVVTTAYNTFDRAQRRMDTLRRLGHQGAFVIAMPTP; from the coding sequence ATGAATTTATTTACTTTTCTAGTCCTCACATTTTTAACCTCATCCATTATAGGAGGGTGCAGCACCTATTCAACCTCTAACGGTTTTCAGTCCTCCGGGTCGGCACCGCCTGTCCAAAACAGAACCTCTTCTCCTTCCGTCACGAGAGCCAATAATGAACCGGCGATACCCTACCGTGTCGATGGTAAAACTTACTATCCCGTAGCCAATGCTTCCGGCTATTCACGCAAGGGAATCGCATCGTGGTATGGCCCTAAATTTCATGGCAAAAAAACCTCCAGTGGTGAAATTTACAACATGCATTCCCTGACAGCGGCGCATAAAACCCTTCCGTTCAATACCAGGGTAAGGGTAATCAATAAACTCAATAACCGTTCGGTTATCGTCAGGATCAATGACCGCGGTCCCTTTGTGGGGCGAAGGATCATTGACCTTAGTTATGGAGCAGGAGTTAAATTAGGCATGGTAAAAAATGGGACCGTGCCGGTGAGCCTTCGTGCTCTGGAACCCGCTTCAAATTCTTTAAAAACCCAAAAACCGGCTCAGACAAGTTTCCAGAAAACGTATACCGTACAAGTGGGGGTTTTCAAAAACCTCGAAAATGCTCAGTTAATGGCAAAGAGACTGGGGGATGGACAAGTATTAAATTTCGATCAATCCAGCCTTCCTCTTTACCGTGTGGTGACCACGGCCTATAATACATTCGACAGAGCACAGCGTAGGATGGATACTTTACGTCGACTCGGTCATCAGGGGGCATTTGTCATCGCAATGCCCACCCCGTAA